In Limibacter armeniacum, a single window of DNA contains:
- a CDS encoding cation:proton antiporter: MNLLILAGFIFMYALIAKRIEVMTISGPIIFLAFGIIMGPNGIGILKVSEDRELIKTLAELTLALVLFTDASMAKVNVIKQNLIIPKRLLLFGLPMIMLLGFGFGYILFGELSTIEIAILAVSLAPTDAALGKAVITNTNVPERIREGLNVESGLNDGICVPFLLLCFSFLEGKGEFTYGLFAKQIIIGAGVGLAVTFLGHSVISLSEQKNSISHSWKSIVIIVLAFSMFSLAQILGGSGFIACFAGGILYSIIGQNKKEEFINAAEGFGDSLAIATWVVFGASFVIPAFNALTPAVVLYALLSLTVVRMLPVYLVLLGTDIDTRGKIFIGWFGPRGLATIVFVVMAAEKHLNNGPFISLVAICTIVFSIVGHGFSANPLANWLAKKEKK, encoded by the coding sequence TTGAATTTACTTATTCTTGCTGGTTTCATTTTTATGTATGCCCTTATTGCCAAGCGCATTGAAGTGATGACCATCAGTGGCCCTATTATTTTTCTAGCATTTGGAATCATCATGGGTCCTAATGGGATTGGTATTTTAAAAGTGAGTGAGGACCGTGAGCTAATCAAGACATTGGCTGAACTCACCTTGGCATTGGTGCTATTTACAGATGCCTCTATGGCAAAGGTGAATGTGATCAAGCAAAACCTGATCATTCCAAAACGCTTACTCTTATTCGGCTTGCCCATGATTATGCTGTTGGGATTTGGTTTTGGGTATATACTTTTTGGAGAGCTTAGCACAATTGAAATTGCCATTCTTGCAGTATCTCTGGCTCCTACCGATGCGGCGTTAGGAAAAGCGGTGATCACCAATACAAATGTGCCTGAAAGAATCAGGGAAGGCTTAAATGTGGAGAGTGGTTTGAATGATGGTATCTGTGTCCCTTTCCTGTTGCTGTGCTTTTCCTTCTTGGAGGGAAAGGGGGAGTTTACCTATGGCTTGTTTGCCAAACAAATTATTATTGGAGCAGGTGTCGGGTTGGCTGTTACATTTTTGGGTCATTCGGTGATCAGTCTCAGTGAACAAAAGAATTCGATCAGCCACTCATGGAAAAGTATCGTGATTATTGTATTGGCATTCTCCATGTTTTCATTAGCTCAAATTCTGGGGGGCAGTGGGTTTATCGCATGCTTTGCAGGAGGTATCTTATATAGTATCATAGGGCAAAACAAGAAAGAGGAGTTTATCAATGCTGCCGAAGGATTTGGTGATAGTTTGGCAATTGCAACTTGGGTGGTTTTCGGGGCGAGCTTTGTGATACCTGCCTTTAATGCATTAACCCCTGCCGTTGTCCTGTATGCCCTATTAAGCTTGACAGTCGTAAGAATGTTACCGGTTTACCTTGTGTTACTTGGAACTGATATCGATACCCGAGGAAAAATATTTATAGGATGGTTTGGTCCCAGAGGCCTAGCTACAATTGTGTTCGTGGTGATGGCAGCAGAAAAACATTTAAACAATGGCCCATTTATTAGCCTAGTAGCCATATGCACCATTGTATTTAGTATTGTAGGGCATGGCTTTTCTGCCAACCCGCTGGCAAACTGGTTGGCTAAAAAGGAAAAAAAGTAA